The following coding sequences are from one Capsicum annuum cultivar UCD-10X-F1 chromosome 3, UCD10Xv1.1, whole genome shotgun sequence window:
- the LOC107862889 gene encoding integrator complex subunit 9 isoform X3: MKFTCLSEGKGYHFPPCHIVNICGFRVLIDCPLDLSALAVFSPLPTVISNLFDEKTSNDGGQCSSNSESVRQEVAESFDSKSLIQAEPWYKTVKSLQLWSVHSLDVVLISSPTGMLGLPFLTRNKDFRAKIYATEAASRLGELLMEDLVSMHMEFRQFYGPEEFGCPQWMAWEKLELLPMALKDIVLGSEGTELCGWMSIYSAADIKGCMEKVQSVKYAEEACYNGSLTIKALSSGLEIGACNWNILSPRGSISYLSGSVFASTTATGFDYKALKGSDILLYSDFTDCNDVDSEKNNFPLATGGCSYSSDIGSCSETIIESWIDSSEYTREMETVSSICSCALETISDGGSVLIAIGRPGVMLQLLEDMSLSLDSSNLKVPIYLVSSVAEELLAFSNIIPECLSSQRQERFYSKPGPLFTHVQLSNEKKLLVSPAIHSSKFLTSWQEPCIVFCPHWSLRLGPVVHLLQRWCQDPNSLLLMEEGYDINLAFLPFKPMSMKYGLCSFISGMKLRKVIPLLKILQPKHVLVPESLRPHISYMDIAMDSDSKEKEEQYIAKLKGELLVEQGKHRLVLENKLVLSLQVKGRVDLDSLLTALQKMGMKVTAEHAQSTDGPENVSIVYISEPKEALIEITPTRTMISVADETTSSLVSEAVGFLGRAHEVKRRFTRIF, encoded by the exons ATGAAGTTT ACATGTTTAAGTGAGGGCAAGGGATATCATTTCCCACCATGCCATATAGTTAATATATGTGGTTTTCGGGTGTTAATTGATTGCCCTTTGGACCTTTCAGCACTTGCCGTATTTTCTCCGCTTCCAACTGTTATTTCTAACCTGTTTGATGAAAAAACATCAAATGATGGAGGCCAATGTTCATCAAATTCAGAGTCCGTTAGACAGGAAGTTGCAGAGtcttttgattccaaaagtttGATACAGGCTGAGCCTTGGTATAAAACTGTGAAAAGCTTGCAGCTTTGGAGTGTTCATTCCCTGGATGTGGTACTAATCTCAAGTCCGACGGGTATGCTCGGGTTACCATTTCTTACCCGAAACAAAGACTTCAGAGCAAAG ATATATGCAACGGAAGCAGCTTCCAGACTAGGGGAACTGTTGATGGAGGACCTCGTGTCCATGCATATGGAGTTTAGACAATTCTATGGACCTGAAGAATTTGGTTGCCCTCAATGGATGGCATGGGAAAAACTTGAACTACTTCCTATGGCACTAAAGGATATTGTTTTAGGCAGTGAAGGGACAGAACTTTGTGGATGGATGTCCATTTACAG TGCAGCCGATATAAAGGGTTGCATGGAGAAGGTTCAATCTGTTAAGTATGCTGAAGAAGCCTGCTATAATGGCTCATTGACCATAAAGGCATTGAGTTCTGGTTTGGAGATAGGTGCTTGTAATTGGAATATTCTAAGTCCAAGAGGAAGCATTAGTTATCTTTCTGGCTCAGTTTTTGCATCAACAACTGCAACCGGTTTTGATTACAAAGCTCTTAAAGGAAGTGATATTCTATTATATTCAGACTTCACAGACTGCAATGATGTTGATAGCGAAAAGAACAATTTCCCTCTTGCTACTGGCGGCTGTTCCTATTCAAG CGATATTGGTAGTTGTTCGGAAACAATTATTGAATCCTGGATTGATTCAAGCGAGTACACCAGAGAGATGGAAACGGTATCTTCTATATGTTCATGTGCTTTGGAAACTATTAGTGATGGAGGTTCAGTCCTTATTGCCATTGGACGGCCCGGAGTCATGTTGCAGCTGTTGGAGGACATGTCACTTTCACTAGACTCTTCAAATTTGAAG GTTCCTATATATTTAGTTTCTTCTGTGGCGGAAGAGTTATTGGCATTTTCCAATATCATACCTGAATGTCTGTCCAGTCAACGGCAAGAAAGA TTCTATTCTAAGCCTGGGCCGCTATTCACTCATGTTCAGCTGTCAAATGAGAAAAAGCTCTTGGTATCTCCCGCAATACATTCATCGAAATTCCT AACAAGTTGGCAGGAACCTTGCATAGTATTCTGTCCTCACTGGAGTCTGCGACTTGGGCCTGTCGTCCATCTCCTTCAACGTTGGTGTCAAGATCCCAACTCATTGCTTCTTATGGAG GAAGGATATGATATCAATTTGGCTTTCTTGCCTTTTAAGCCGATGTCAATGAAGTACGGTTTATGTTCATTCATCTCTGGGATGAA GCTACGGAAAGTCATACCTTTACTAAAGATACTACAACCTAAACATGTGCTG GTTCCTGAGAGCTTGAGGCCCCATATTAGCT ATATGGACATTGCCATGGATTCGGATTCgaaggaaaaagaagaacaatATATTGCAAAATTAAAGGGAGAGTTACTCGTTGAGCAGGGAAAACATCGGCTTGTTCTTGAAAACAAGCTAGTGCTTTCTCTACAAGTTAAGGGTAGAGTTGACTTGGACTCCCTTCTGACGGCTTTACAGAAGATGGGGATGAAAGTAACTGCAGAGCATGCCCAGAGTACTGATGGACCAGAAAATGTATCAATTGTATACATCTCGGAGCCCAAAGAAGCCTTGATAGAGATTACACCAACTCGGACCATGATAAGCGTTGCTGATGAGACTACATCTTCCCTGGTTTCTGAGGCT GTTGGTTTTCTTGGAAGAGCTCACGAAGTGAAAAGGCGTTTTACGAGAATTTTTTGA
- the LOC107862889 gene encoding integrator complex subunit 9 homolog isoform X1 has product MKFTCLSEGKGYHFPPCHIVNICGFRVLIDCPLDLSALAVFSPLPTVISNLFDEKTSNDGGQCSSNSESVRQEVAESFDSKSLIQAEPWYKTVKSLQLWSVHSLDVVLISSPTGMLGLPFLTRNKDFRAKIYATEAASRLGELLMEDLVSMHMEFRQFYGPEEFGCPQWMAWEKLELLPMALKDIVLGSEGTELCGWMSIYSAADIKGCMEKVQSVKYAEEACYNGSLTIKALSSGLEIGACNWNILSPRGSISYLSGSVFASTTATGFDYKALKGSDILLYSDFTDCNDVDSEKNNFPLATGGCSYSSDIGSCSETIIESWIDSSEYTREMETVSSICSCALETISDGGSVLIAIGRPGVMLQLLEDMSLSLDSSNLKVPIYLVSSVAEELLAFSNIIPECLSSQRQERFYSKPGPLFTHVQLSNEKKLLVSPAIHSSKFLTSWQEPCIVFCPHWSLRLGPVVHLLQRWCQDPNSLLLMEEGYDINLAFLPFKPMSMKYGLCSFISGMKLRKVIPLLKILQPKHVLVPESLRPHISCCNPNFSVCYFSENETVIMPKLKSYADMDIAMDSDSKEKEEQYIAKLKGELLVEQGKHRLVLENKLVLSLQVKGRVDLDSLLTALQKMGMKVTAEHAQSTDGPENVSIVYISEPKEALIEITPTRTMISVADETTSSLVSEAVGFLGRAHEVKRRFTRIF; this is encoded by the exons ATGAAGTTT ACATGTTTAAGTGAGGGCAAGGGATATCATTTCCCACCATGCCATATAGTTAATATATGTGGTTTTCGGGTGTTAATTGATTGCCCTTTGGACCTTTCAGCACTTGCCGTATTTTCTCCGCTTCCAACTGTTATTTCTAACCTGTTTGATGAAAAAACATCAAATGATGGAGGCCAATGTTCATCAAATTCAGAGTCCGTTAGACAGGAAGTTGCAGAGtcttttgattccaaaagtttGATACAGGCTGAGCCTTGGTATAAAACTGTGAAAAGCTTGCAGCTTTGGAGTGTTCATTCCCTGGATGTGGTACTAATCTCAAGTCCGACGGGTATGCTCGGGTTACCATTTCTTACCCGAAACAAAGACTTCAGAGCAAAG ATATATGCAACGGAAGCAGCTTCCAGACTAGGGGAACTGTTGATGGAGGACCTCGTGTCCATGCATATGGAGTTTAGACAATTCTATGGACCTGAAGAATTTGGTTGCCCTCAATGGATGGCATGGGAAAAACTTGAACTACTTCCTATGGCACTAAAGGATATTGTTTTAGGCAGTGAAGGGACAGAACTTTGTGGATGGATGTCCATTTACAG TGCAGCCGATATAAAGGGTTGCATGGAGAAGGTTCAATCTGTTAAGTATGCTGAAGAAGCCTGCTATAATGGCTCATTGACCATAAAGGCATTGAGTTCTGGTTTGGAGATAGGTGCTTGTAATTGGAATATTCTAAGTCCAAGAGGAAGCATTAGTTATCTTTCTGGCTCAGTTTTTGCATCAACAACTGCAACCGGTTTTGATTACAAAGCTCTTAAAGGAAGTGATATTCTATTATATTCAGACTTCACAGACTGCAATGATGTTGATAGCGAAAAGAACAATTTCCCTCTTGCTACTGGCGGCTGTTCCTATTCAAG CGATATTGGTAGTTGTTCGGAAACAATTATTGAATCCTGGATTGATTCAAGCGAGTACACCAGAGAGATGGAAACGGTATCTTCTATATGTTCATGTGCTTTGGAAACTATTAGTGATGGAGGTTCAGTCCTTATTGCCATTGGACGGCCCGGAGTCATGTTGCAGCTGTTGGAGGACATGTCACTTTCACTAGACTCTTCAAATTTGAAG GTTCCTATATATTTAGTTTCTTCTGTGGCGGAAGAGTTATTGGCATTTTCCAATATCATACCTGAATGTCTGTCCAGTCAACGGCAAGAAAGA TTCTATTCTAAGCCTGGGCCGCTATTCACTCATGTTCAGCTGTCAAATGAGAAAAAGCTCTTGGTATCTCCCGCAATACATTCATCGAAATTCCT AACAAGTTGGCAGGAACCTTGCATAGTATTCTGTCCTCACTGGAGTCTGCGACTTGGGCCTGTCGTCCATCTCCTTCAACGTTGGTGTCAAGATCCCAACTCATTGCTTCTTATGGAG GAAGGATATGATATCAATTTGGCTTTCTTGCCTTTTAAGCCGATGTCAATGAAGTACGGTTTATGTTCATTCATCTCTGGGATGAA GCTACGGAAAGTCATACCTTTACTAAAGATACTACAACCTAAACATGTGCTG GTTCCTGAGAGCTTGAGGCCCCATATTAGCTGTTGCAATCCCAACTTTTCAGTCTGTTATTTCTCTGAAAATGAAACTGTAATTATGCCTAAGTTGAAAAGTTATGCAGATATGGACATTGCCATGGATTCGGATTCgaaggaaaaagaagaacaatATATTGCAAAATTAAAGGGAGAGTTACTCGTTGAGCAGGGAAAACATCGGCTTGTTCTTGAAAACAAGCTAGTGCTTTCTCTACAAGTTAAGGGTAGAGTTGACTTGGACTCCCTTCTGACGGCTTTACAGAAGATGGGGATGAAAGTAACTGCAGAGCATGCCCAGAGTACTGATGGACCAGAAAATGTATCAATTGTATACATCTCGGAGCCCAAAGAAGCCTTGATAGAGATTACACCAACTCGGACCATGATAAGCGTTGCTGATGAGACTACATCTTCCCTGGTTTCTGAGGCT GTTGGTTTTCTTGGAAGAGCTCACGAAGTGAAAAGGCGTTTTACGAGAATTTTTTGA
- the LOC107862889 gene encoding integrator complex subunit 9 homolog isoform X2, with amino-acid sequence MKFTCLSEGKGYHFPPCHIVNICGFRVLIDCPLDLSALAVFSPLPTVISNLFDEKTSNDGGQCSSNSESVRQEVAESFDSKSLIQAEPWYKTVKSLQLWSVHSLDVVLISSPTGMLGLPFLTRNKDFRAKIYATEAASRLGELLMEDLVSMHMEFRQFYGPEEFGCPQWMAWEKLELLPMALKDIVLGSEGTELCGWMSIYSAADIKGCMEKVQSVKYAEEACYNGSLTIKALSSGLEIGACNWNILSPRGSISYLSGSVFASTTATGFDYKALKGSDILLYSDFTDCNDVDSEKNNFPLATGGCSYSSDIGSCSETIIESWIDSSEYTREMETVSSICSCALETISDGGSVLIAIGRPGVMLQLLEDMSLSLDSSNLKVPIYLVSSVAEELLAFSNIIPECLSSQRQERFYSKPGPLFTHVQLSNEKKLLVSPAIHSSKFLTSWQEPCIVFCPHWSLRLGPVVHLLQRWCQDPNSLLLMEEGYDINLAFLPFKPMSMKYGLCSFISGMKLRKVIPLLKILQPKHVLVPESLRPHISCCNPNFSVCYFSENETVIMPKLKSYADMDIAMDSDSKEKEEQYIAKLKGELLVEQGKHRLVLENKLVLSLQVKGRVDLDSLLTALQKMGMKVTAEHAQSTDGPENVSIVYISEPKEALIEITPTRTMISVADETTSSLVSEAVRSTLVCF; translated from the exons ATGAAGTTT ACATGTTTAAGTGAGGGCAAGGGATATCATTTCCCACCATGCCATATAGTTAATATATGTGGTTTTCGGGTGTTAATTGATTGCCCTTTGGACCTTTCAGCACTTGCCGTATTTTCTCCGCTTCCAACTGTTATTTCTAACCTGTTTGATGAAAAAACATCAAATGATGGAGGCCAATGTTCATCAAATTCAGAGTCCGTTAGACAGGAAGTTGCAGAGtcttttgattccaaaagtttGATACAGGCTGAGCCTTGGTATAAAACTGTGAAAAGCTTGCAGCTTTGGAGTGTTCATTCCCTGGATGTGGTACTAATCTCAAGTCCGACGGGTATGCTCGGGTTACCATTTCTTACCCGAAACAAAGACTTCAGAGCAAAG ATATATGCAACGGAAGCAGCTTCCAGACTAGGGGAACTGTTGATGGAGGACCTCGTGTCCATGCATATGGAGTTTAGACAATTCTATGGACCTGAAGAATTTGGTTGCCCTCAATGGATGGCATGGGAAAAACTTGAACTACTTCCTATGGCACTAAAGGATATTGTTTTAGGCAGTGAAGGGACAGAACTTTGTGGATGGATGTCCATTTACAG TGCAGCCGATATAAAGGGTTGCATGGAGAAGGTTCAATCTGTTAAGTATGCTGAAGAAGCCTGCTATAATGGCTCATTGACCATAAAGGCATTGAGTTCTGGTTTGGAGATAGGTGCTTGTAATTGGAATATTCTAAGTCCAAGAGGAAGCATTAGTTATCTTTCTGGCTCAGTTTTTGCATCAACAACTGCAACCGGTTTTGATTACAAAGCTCTTAAAGGAAGTGATATTCTATTATATTCAGACTTCACAGACTGCAATGATGTTGATAGCGAAAAGAACAATTTCCCTCTTGCTACTGGCGGCTGTTCCTATTCAAG CGATATTGGTAGTTGTTCGGAAACAATTATTGAATCCTGGATTGATTCAAGCGAGTACACCAGAGAGATGGAAACGGTATCTTCTATATGTTCATGTGCTTTGGAAACTATTAGTGATGGAGGTTCAGTCCTTATTGCCATTGGACGGCCCGGAGTCATGTTGCAGCTGTTGGAGGACATGTCACTTTCACTAGACTCTTCAAATTTGAAG GTTCCTATATATTTAGTTTCTTCTGTGGCGGAAGAGTTATTGGCATTTTCCAATATCATACCTGAATGTCTGTCCAGTCAACGGCAAGAAAGA TTCTATTCTAAGCCTGGGCCGCTATTCACTCATGTTCAGCTGTCAAATGAGAAAAAGCTCTTGGTATCTCCCGCAATACATTCATCGAAATTCCT AACAAGTTGGCAGGAACCTTGCATAGTATTCTGTCCTCACTGGAGTCTGCGACTTGGGCCTGTCGTCCATCTCCTTCAACGTTGGTGTCAAGATCCCAACTCATTGCTTCTTATGGAG GAAGGATATGATATCAATTTGGCTTTCTTGCCTTTTAAGCCGATGTCAATGAAGTACGGTTTATGTTCATTCATCTCTGGGATGAA GCTACGGAAAGTCATACCTTTACTAAAGATACTACAACCTAAACATGTGCTG GTTCCTGAGAGCTTGAGGCCCCATATTAGCTGTTGCAATCCCAACTTTTCAGTCTGTTATTTCTCTGAAAATGAAACTGTAATTATGCCTAAGTTGAAAAGTTATGCAGATATGGACATTGCCATGGATTCGGATTCgaaggaaaaagaagaacaatATATTGCAAAATTAAAGGGAGAGTTACTCGTTGAGCAGGGAAAACATCGGCTTGTTCTTGAAAACAAGCTAGTGCTTTCTCTACAAGTTAAGGGTAGAGTTGACTTGGACTCCCTTCTGACGGCTTTACAGAAGATGGGGATGAAAGTAACTGCAGAGCATGCCCAGAGTACTGATGGACCAGAAAATGTATCAATTGTATACATCTCGGAGCCCAAAGAAGCCTTGATAGAGATTACACCAACTCGGACCATGATAAGCGTTGCTGATGAGACTACATCTTCCCTGGTTTCTGAGGCTGTTCGTAGCACTTTAGTTTGTTTCTAA